ATGTTTTTATAATTCAAAATAAAAGAATATTTATCTGAATTGCAGATAAATGGAATGCTTTTTAAAGTTTTTAGTAGTTTGCTTACCTCATTTTCAGGTTCATCTTTTAATTCTGTTTTAATAGTTTTATTTTCAGGATAAAATGGAACAAACCAATTGTGCATATCATTGAAAAAAGGAAAATGTTTTAATTTGGAAAAAGCTCCCATAAAAATATCCGTTCCTTCCATTTGCATATTTGAAAATTCTTCAATCTTTTTGTAAAGTCCTTCAGAGTCTTCAAAGATTTTTCCCCAGTCAGGATTTTTATCTTCATCTTCGTTTTCTTTTGAAAGAATATTTTCAAGGTCAAGTTTCTCTGTAAGTTTTGGAGCGTTTTTCACTATCTCAGGAACAATTTCTTTTTCGAATTTCTTAGTGAATTTTTCAGTGTCTTTTGATTTAATCAGTTGAATAATAATTGATTCAAAATGTTCTTCGTATTCAGCTTTGTAAAAATTACGAATATTATCCATCAATTCAGGGTAAAGATGAAGACGATTATCGTGAAAATATAGGCTAATAACAAGTCCTGATAATGCTCGTTGCCATACTTGTTTTTCCTTATGTTCTACAAATTCAATAAGTAATTTTATTTTTTCTGTATCAAAACATGTTAGTGAACTAAATGTTAATGCTGTAACTATAAGACTTTTTTCCTGCCAAGGAAAACCATCAGCATCAATAATATTTTTTACAAGTTCAATGTCTGCTTCATAATATTTATTTGTAAGCCAAATCCTGTTAAAAATTGCATAAAGTTTTTCAAGCTGTTCACTTTGTTTTTGATTATCATTTGTAGTTTCACCAATTTCACTTTGCATAAGTAATTCATCAAGTTCAATATTTGATGTAAGTTCATTTACAATTTTTCCTGCTTCTTCTTTTGTAAAATGTATGTTGCTAAAGTTTTTCCTTTTGTTTAAGAGAGTCATTTCATGACTGTTAAAAAGAACATTTTGTTTAACTACATCAGCAAGACTTAATGTTGAAAGTAATAATTTTTTATAAATTTCAGGTCTTTCATTATCTTCTATGCCTTCTACCGTATGACTTAAAATTTGTTTATAAGTTGATATATTTTTATTCAATTGGTTTGATAAATCTGAATTTGGATTAATATCCAATAGTTGTTTTATTAATCTCAAGGAATCTAAAAGCTGTTTTTTTGATATTAATTTACAAATAATATCATGTTTTTGTTCAATCTCTTTTCTGTTCATAATTATTGATAGTAATAAAATTTGGGCTAATTTACAAAAAATCAAATGATTTTCAAAAATATATGTAAAAATTGTACCATTGGTATTTATTCATAATTTTATCTATCAAAATCATATTTCATTAAAAGCTTGTTGAAATTCTAAACAGATTTTTGTATCTAATGGATTATCAGTTGAAAAGACTGAAAATCTTTTCTTTTATCTATGAAAATGAATTTAATTATTAAACTTATTGAACTTATTTTTGTCAAAATGTCATTGTGAATTAGCTAATAATTAAAATGTTGAGATATTATTGAGCTTATTCAATGAAAAAAATATATTTTTGTTCAATAATTTAATAGAATAATTCATTACAACCGACTACATTATTAAAAAAAGAAACGAATGAAGAAGATAGTTTTAAGTATTTTTGTTGTTATTGCAATTTTTTTGCTTCAATCTTGTGAGAAAACAGAAGGCGAAGGAGGAACTGCAAGTATTATAGGAAAAGTTTTTGTAAAAGACTACAATTCTGAATTTACAACTTTAAAAGCAGAATATTATGCTCCTGATGAAGAAGTTTTTATAGTTTATGGCAATGATGTAGTTTATAACGATAATTTTAAAACTCATTATGACGGAACATATCTGTTTGAATATTTGAGAAAAGGTAAATACACAATATTTGTTTATTCAAAAGATTCAAGTGGTGTTTCACCTTCAGGAATTATTACTGTTGAAAAAGAAGTTAATATTACTGAGGAAGGACAAATTGTTGAAATTGAAGATATTATAATATTAAAATAATTTATTAATGAAAATATATTTTATAATATTTAGTATTTTACTTAGCATTTCTGTTAATGCTCAAAGCAAAAAAGAAATAAAGAAAAATGCTATTGAATCAACTACTGTTTGGAAGTATAATTATAAATCGGGAAAAGAGAAAAAGCAAAAAGAATCGGTACTGAAATTTGATAAAAATGGTAAGATAATAGAAAAAATAAAATATGATAAAAATACCGGTAAAATTAATAAGCATATTGTTTTTAAATATGACAGTAACGGAAATAAAATAAAAGAAACATCCTATTATCCTGATGGAAAAGTAAAAAAAGTTGCTAAATATACCTATAACGGGACATTAAAAACAGAGAAAAAAGTTTATGATGACAAGGGAAAATTAGTATCAAAGAAAAAATATATTTATACAATTAAAAAATAATAGAAGTTAAAAATAATTGGAAAACTTTAGGGAAATATTAAATGACTTTTCACCTACTACCTTAGATGAAATGGATAATGTGAAACTTATGAATCGCACTGATACTAAGTTTGTTTTTAATGTTGAACAGTTATTTTCTATTTTGGAAAAAGCAAAAGACTCCTACAAACTTTTGAAAATAAATAATGAAAACTACCTTGGATATGAAACATTATATTTCGATACAATTAATTTTGATATGTACAATGCCCATATTAATGGGAAACTAAATCGCTACAAAATACGACAAAGAAAATATCTTATTTCTGATTTAAACTTTCTTGAAATTAAATTTAAAAACAATAAAAGAAGAACAATAAAAAAGCGTCTTAAAATTAAATCAATAGAAACAGATATATCAAAAAAATCAAAAAAATTT
This genomic interval from Bacteroidota bacterium contains the following:
- a CDS encoding polyphosphate polymerase domain-containing protein codes for the protein MENFREILNDFSPTTLDEMDNVKLMNRTDTKFVFNVEQLFSILEKAKDSYKLLKINNENYLGYETLYFDTINFDMYNAHINGKLNRYKIRQRKYLISDLNFLEIKFKNNKRRTIKKRLKIKSIETDISKKSKKFIENNSTFFPDSLEAKLESNFSRLTLVHKQKKERITIDINLNFKKENAKIELPFLVIAEVKQDGFSTQSDFMQILHQENVQPIGVSKYAIGTLLLNKNLKYNRYKNRLLTLKKISHDKFYSDVFA